A part of Candidatus Poribacteria bacterium genomic DNA contains:
- a CDS encoding SAM-dependent DNA methyltransferase codes for MSNESATIVQKLWNFCNVLRDDGVSYGDYVEQLTYLLFLKLADESTKPPLNKPSTIPAELDWESLLKERGAALETQYVKILRELSTQKGLLGVIFRKSQNRIQTPANLQRLIHLINDETWSGMTADIKGTIYEGLLQKNAEDTKSGAGQYFTPRPLIKAMVTVMRPLPMRTVCDPACGTGGFFLAAYNYISENYNLTREQKAFLRFKTFAGTDIVDNVVRLCVMNLYLHGIGGTESPITTDDSLRSATKDRYDMVLTNPPFGNRSSITIATDGSKQKNTASTYEREDFWATTSNKQFNFLQHIKTILKTDGRAAVVLPDNVLFERGAGETIRRQLLKQFDVHTLLRLPTGIFYAQGVKANVLFFDKRPARAEPWTQKLWIYDLRTDKRFTLKTNPLRDADLQDFITRYNPKNRYERVETERFRAFNYEELVQREHANLDIFWLKEDSLEDAADLPAPDVLVAEITKNLEAALTQFQSIQNELDDND; via the coding sequence ATGTCCAACGAATCCGCAACAATTGTTCAAAAGCTCTGGAATTTCTGCAATGTGCTTCGAGATGACGGAGTGAGTTACGGCGATTATGTCGAACAACTTACGTATCTGCTGTTCCTGAAACTCGCTGACGAGTCGACAAAGCCGCCGCTTAACAAACCCTCAACCATTCCTGCTGAACTGGATTGGGAGAGTCTCCTCAAAGAGCGCGGTGCTGCACTTGAAACACAATATGTCAAAATCCTTCGAGAATTGAGCACTCAGAAGGGGCTGCTCGGTGTGATCTTCCGAAAATCACAAAACCGGATTCAGACACCTGCAAACCTGCAACGGCTTATCCACCTCATCAATGATGAAACATGGAGTGGGATGACGGCGGACATCAAAGGCACTATCTATGAAGGGCTTTTACAGAAAAATGCTGAGGACACCAAAAGTGGAGCAGGTCAATATTTCACACCACGCCCCCTCATCAAAGCGATGGTAACTGTGATGCGCCCGCTTCCTATGAGAACTGTCTGTGATCCAGCGTGTGGGACAGGTGGCTTTTTCCTTGCAGCATATAACTATATCTCCGAAAATTACAACTTGACCCGCGAACAGAAGGCGTTTCTTAGATTTAAAACCTTCGCGGGGACAGACATCGTTGATAACGTGGTGCGCTTGTGCGTAATGAATTTGTACTTGCACGGTATCGGTGGAACAGAGAGCCCTATTACAACCGATGATAGTCTCAGAAGTGCTACAAAGGATCGCTATGACATGGTGCTTACGAATCCACCGTTCGGGAACAGGAGTAGTATTACAATAGCGACTGACGGAAGTAAACAGAAGAACACCGCCTCTACTTATGAACGCGAGGATTTCTGGGCGACAACCTCAAACAAACAGTTCAACTTCCTCCAGCACATCAAAACCATCCTCAAAACAGATGGCCGCGCTGCCGTCGTTCTTCCAGATAATGTGCTCTTTGAACGCGGCGCGGGGGAGACGATTCGTCGACAACTCCTCAAGCAATTTGATGTCCATACATTGTTGCGACTGCCAACGGGTATCTTTTATGCGCAAGGGGTCAAAGCAAACGTCCTCTTTTTTGACAAGCGGCCTGCGCGTGCGGAGCCGTGGACACAGAAACTTTGGATCTACGATCTACGGACGGATAAACGTTTTACCCTCAAAACGAATCCTTTACGTGATGCCGACCTACAAGATTTTATTACCCGCTACAATCCGAAGAACCGCTATGAACGGGTCGAAACCGAGCGTTTTCGTGCCTTCAACTACGAAGAACTTGTTCAACGCGAGCATGCCAATCTCGACATCTTCTGGTTGAAAGAGGACTCGCTTGAGGATGCAGCGGATCTCCCTGCGCCAGATGTATTAGTAGCGGAAATCACTAAAAATTTAGAGGCTGCATTAACGCAATTTCAATCCATCCAAAATGAATTAGACGATAACGATTAA
- a CDS encoding TIGR04255 family protein, protein MMDAQKKKLDFAKPPVDEVVLSVLFKPLNGFLAPHLGSLWQEFKKDQFARIVERPLVNPTIEIFPNQGEETEFEISNVPPFPRTWFIHEGESKILQVQRDRFTFNWRRTDSDQEYPGFSAIFESFEGFYNRFGEIMKNLELGSVTPLQYELSYIDQLMHGDGWNVLNDIGKVYNMFVDSQHSNSFWKEAELMIFQTSFSVPDLRGRLHLAISNRVKMPDQRQTLQTDFTVRGFPENAAYPMEMWFKEARDEIREKFISMFTEDIQTQIWERKQ, encoded by the coding sequence ATGATGGATGCCCAAAAAAAGAAACTTGATTTTGCGAAACCTCCGGTAGATGAAGTTGTATTGAGTGTTCTTTTCAAGCCTCTTAATGGCTTCCTTGCTCCCCACCTTGGGTCACTTTGGCAAGAATTTAAAAAGGATCAGTTTGCGCGTATTGTGGAACGTCCGCTTGTTAATCCTACTATTGAGATCTTTCCGAACCAAGGTGAGGAAACTGAGTTTGAAATTAGTAATGTTCCTCCCTTCCCACGAACTTGGTTCATACATGAGGGTGAAAGCAAAATATTGCAAGTTCAACGTGATCGGTTTACATTCAATTGGCGTAGAACTGATTCAGATCAGGAATATCCGGGTTTCTCAGCAATCTTTGAAAGTTTTGAAGGTTTTTATAACCGTTTTGGCGAAATTATGAAAAACTTGGAACTTGGTTCGGTAACTCCGTTGCAGTACGAGTTAAGTTATATCGATCAACTTATGCACGGGGATGGTTGGAACGTTCTTAATGATATCGGAAAAGTGTACAACATGTTTGTTGATTCTCAACACTCCAATTCATTTTGGAAGGAGGCGGAATTGATGATCTTCCAAACTTCATTTTCAGTGCCGGATTTACGAGGCCGGTTGCATCTCGCTATCAGTAATCGTGTAAAGATGCCCGATCAACGACAAACATTGCAGACAGATTTTACAGTACGTGGTTTTCCGGAAAACGCTGCATATCCAATGGAAATGTGGTTCAAAGAAGCTCGAGACGAAATTCGAGAGAAATTCATCAGCATGTTCACGGAAGATATTCAAACACAAATATGGGAGCGGAAACAATGA